A DNA window from Aminipila luticellarii contains the following coding sequences:
- a CDS encoding S41 family peptidase: protein MQIKKRNLVIVIVVAALFGSVVTFAGMNFIPGQSVRISKDDYSAYKTIMSRYAKVEALYETLNKYYYKDLDQDKLIQGMCYGLFEGTGDPYTNYMSKGEYDNLMVKTTGKLEGIGVTVGASSDGYIVVVSTVKDSPAEKAGIKSGDLILAVNDVSYKGSQLDTAVANMRGKVGSKVKVTYLRDGKSVEANLTRASIKLDSVFAETLDHNIGYIYISNFETDTAAEFKKELHGFEVKGVDGVIIDLRNNGGGVVESGIEVADLLLDEGVLAYTEGKSQERTYMKTTAGKTSLPYVLLINGGTASTSEIVAAGIKDNKGGKIVGTKSFGKGVIQSLAPLKEGDAVKITIAQYFSPKGKVIQGIGVEPDYVVELPENSKVDTQLNKAVELLTNDK, encoded by the coding sequence ATGCAAATAAAAAAACGGAATCTGGTTATCGTTATTGTTGTTGCTGCACTTTTTGGAAGCGTTGTTACCTTTGCGGGAATGAACTTTATACCCGGACAAAGTGTGAGGATAAGCAAAGACGATTACAGTGCATATAAGACCATCATGAGCAGATATGCAAAGGTGGAAGCTCTTTATGAAACGCTCAACAAGTATTATTATAAAGATCTGGATCAGGACAAATTAATTCAGGGAATGTGTTATGGACTCTTTGAAGGAACCGGTGACCCTTACACGAATTATATGTCCAAAGGAGAATACGATAATCTCATGGTCAAAACCACGGGAAAGCTGGAGGGCATAGGTGTGACCGTAGGAGCCAGCAGCGACGGATATATCGTGGTGGTTTCCACAGTCAAGGACAGCCCGGCCGAGAAGGCGGGAATTAAATCGGGTGATTTGATCCTTGCGGTGAACGATGTGTCTTATAAAGGCTCCCAGCTGGATACGGCTGTGGCAAATATGAGAGGCAAGGTCGGTTCCAAGGTCAAGGTAACGTATTTACGGGATGGGAAGAGTGTGGAAGCCAATTTAACAAGAGCCAGCATCAAGCTGGATTCTGTTTTTGCGGAAACCTTGGATCACAATATCGGCTATATCTATATCAGCAATTTTGAAACGGATACGGCAGCGGAGTTTAAAAAGGAATTGCACGGATTTGAGGTAAAGGGTGTAGACGGTGTTATAATCGACTTAAGAAATAATGGCGGTGGAGTCGTTGAAAGCGGAATAGAAGTGGCAGATCTTTTATTAGATGAAGGTGTTTTGGCTTATACGGAAGGGAAGTCGCAGGAGCGAACGTATATGAAGACCACCGCAGGGAAAACCTCTTTGCCGTATGTGCTCTTAATCAATGGAGGAACGGCCAGTACCTCTGAAATTGTAGCAGCCGGTATTAAAGACAATAAGGGCGGAAAAATCGTCGGAACGAAATCTTTTGGAAAGGGCGTGATTCAATCCTTAGCTCCTCTAAAAGAAGGGGATGCCGTTAAGATTACGATTGCTCAATATTTTTCACCTAAAGGAAAGGTCATTCAGGGGATTGGAGTGGAACCGGATTATGTGGTAGAACTGCCTGAAAACAGTAAGGTGGATACGCAGCTAAATAAAGCCGTTGAATTGCTGACCAATGATAAATAA
- a CDS encoding MetQ/NlpA family ABC transporter substrate-binding protein — protein sequence MKKKTVLGLILVIVLTVALSACGDKKEKNTGNGEKVVKVGVVGESNEMWDPVIKELGKEGIQVELISFTDYGTPNQALDNGEIDLNAFQHYAYLNEEIKNKGYKITAIGDTFISSMNIYSDKVSDVKEIQKDSKIAVPNDATNEGRALKILEAAGLIKLNKAAGDSPEVSDITENPLNLELVEADAANVYSLLPDVAAAVINCNYALDNGLNPAKDSIFQDNPSYYTGKSYINLIAARTADKENETYKKIVKAYQSEAVKEVYATTFKGSYIAAWKE from the coding sequence TCATTGTGTTGACCGTTGCCTTATCGGCCTGCGGAGATAAAAAAGAAAAGAATACCGGGAATGGTGAAAAGGTTGTTAAGGTCGGCGTAGTAGGCGAATCAAATGAAATGTGGGATCCGGTCATAAAGGAACTGGGAAAGGAAGGAATTCAGGTGGAGCTGATAAGCTTTACGGATTATGGAACGCCAAATCAAGCACTGGACAATGGAGAGATTGATTTAAATGCATTCCAGCATTATGCTTATCTAAATGAGGAAATTAAAAATAAAGGGTACAAAATAACGGCCATCGGAGACACCTTTATTTCCAGTATGAACATCTATTCGGATAAGGTTTCAGATGTGAAAGAAATTCAAAAAGACTCCAAAATTGCAGTACCTAACGATGCAACCAACGAAGGAAGGGCTTTAAAAATTTTGGAGGCTGCCGGATTGATAAAATTAAATAAGGCTGCCGGAGACAGTCCCGAGGTATCCGATATAACAGAAAATCCGCTAAATTTGGAATTAGTAGAGGCAGATGCAGCCAATGTATATTCTTTACTGCCGGATGTTGCAGCTGCTGTTATTAACTGCAACTATGCTTTGGATAATGGACTGAACCCGGCGAAGGATTCCATCTTTCAGGACAATCCAAGCTACTATACAGGAAAGAGCTATATTAATTTAATCGCTGCCAGAACTGCAGATAAAGAGAATGAAACGTATAAAAAAATAGTGAAGGCCTATCAATCAGAAGCCGTAAAGGAAGTATATGCCACAACCTTTAAAGGGTCTTATATCGCAGCGTGGAAGGAATAA
- the ileS gene encoding isoleucine--tRNA ligase, with protein MFRNLSEKPIAELQKEQAKAWKEENLLEKCVTTREGMPSFIFYEGPPTANGRPGIHHVIARTLKDSVCRYKTMKGFAVKRKAGWDTHGLPVEIEVEKQLNMSGKQDIEKYGIKEFNEKCRESVFTYEGMWREMTERMGYLIDLDNPYITLDNNFIETGWWILKEFFKAGLIYEGHKILPYCPRCGTGLASHEVAQGYKEVKTQTITAKFKRKDAEEYFLAWTTTPWTLASNVALTVGADIDYVKVKMHEDIEAEAGKVFYLAKNLADKVLGAEKYDIIAEMKGKELEYAEYEQLMPFLTPDKKAFFVTCADYVTIEDGTGIVHTAPAFGEDDYQTGRRYNLPVLNPVDEQGKYTDTPWAGHFVMEDGLDVEIIKWLAAEDKIFAKEKMEHNYPHCWRCGTPLIYYAKPSWYIEMTKLKDQLVANNKAVNWFPDFVGEKRFGNWLENVNDWAISRNRYWGTPIPIWRCDCGHLECIGSRAELVEKSVENITEDIELHRPYVDDVHLKCPHCGKPMSRIPEVMDCWFDSGSMPFAQHHYPFENKEKFDEELFPADFICEGIDQTRGWFYSLIAISTFVKGRAPYKNVLVNDLILDKDGKKMSKSKGNTVDPFVLFDKYGADATRWYLLYVSPAWSPTKFDEDGLIEIVSKFFGTLKNVYNFFVLYSNQDDMNPAELNVPYEKRPELDRWVLSKYNQLISDVMEEMNRYDHMKTVRKIQDFVTEDLSNWYIRRARRRFWGEEMTEDKKSVYATTYEVLVGISQLIAPFAPFIADEIYTKLTGNESVHISFFPEAKTELIDKNVEERMDLIRTMVGLGRGTREKERIKVRQPLSEILVDGKYEALISDLTPLIMEELNVKKVVFETKLDQFLNYSLKPNFKVAGPVLGAKIKAFGGALAQADPAELVAKLESDGEAVIPVGGEDFTINKELVEIKISAKEGFSVAMEDNIFTILDTTLNEELIEEGLARELVSKVQQLRKQNDFEMMDNIKIYVNADEAVAKALQTYNAYIMKETLAIEILDKSGMDEYDLNGHKTGIEVERV; from the coding sequence ATGTTTCGAAATTTATCAGAAAAACCAATTGCAGAATTGCAAAAAGAACAAGCGAAGGCTTGGAAAGAAGAAAATCTGTTGGAAAAGTGTGTAACGACCAGAGAAGGGATGCCATCCTTTATTTTCTATGAAGGACCTCCGACTGCCAATGGCAGGCCCGGTATTCATCATGTCATAGCAAGAACCCTAAAGGACTCCGTATGCCGTTACAAAACCATGAAGGGCTTTGCGGTAAAGAGGAAAGCCGGATGGGATACTCACGGACTGCCCGTAGAGATTGAAGTGGAAAAACAGCTGAACATGTCGGGCAAACAGGATATCGAAAAGTATGGCATCAAAGAATTTAATGAGAAGTGCAGAGAATCCGTCTTTACCTATGAGGGTATGTGGAGAGAAATGACGGAAAGAATGGGCTATCTGATCGATTTGGACAACCCATATATTACTCTGGACAACAACTTTATAGAGACAGGTTGGTGGATATTAAAGGAATTCTTTAAGGCCGGATTGATTTATGAAGGACACAAGATTCTTCCTTACTGTCCGCGCTGCGGAACCGGACTGGCTTCTCACGAAGTAGCTCAAGGATATAAGGAGGTAAAGACGCAGACCATTACAGCTAAATTTAAACGAAAAGATGCGGAAGAATATTTTTTGGCATGGACGACTACGCCTTGGACCCTGGCATCTAATGTGGCTCTGACGGTGGGCGCTGATATCGATTATGTGAAGGTCAAAATGCATGAAGATATAGAAGCTGAGGCCGGAAAGGTATTCTATCTTGCAAAGAATCTGGCAGACAAGGTACTGGGTGCCGAAAAGTACGATATAATCGCTGAAATGAAGGGCAAAGAGCTGGAGTATGCCGAATATGAACAGCTCATGCCGTTCCTGACTCCGGATAAAAAAGCATTTTTCGTGACGTGTGCAGACTATGTCACCATTGAAGACGGTACGGGAATCGTTCATACAGCTCCTGCCTTTGGTGAAGATGACTATCAGACGGGCAGAAGGTATAATCTGCCTGTATTAAATCCGGTAGACGAACAGGGAAAATATACAGATACGCCTTGGGCAGGACATTTTGTCATGGAAGACGGTCTTGATGTAGAGATCATTAAATGGCTGGCAGCGGAAGATAAAATATTTGCAAAGGAAAAGATGGAGCACAACTACCCGCATTGCTGGAGATGCGGAACACCGCTCATTTATTATGCAAAGCCAAGCTGGTATATTGAAATGACTAAACTGAAGGATCAGCTGGTAGCCAATAATAAAGCGGTGAACTGGTTCCCGGATTTCGTAGGAGAGAAAAGATTTGGAAACTGGCTCGAAAACGTGAATGACTGGGCTATTTCCCGAAACCGATACTGGGGCACCCCAATTCCAATCTGGAGATGTGACTGCGGTCATCTGGAATGCATTGGAAGCAGAGCGGAATTGGTTGAAAAATCTGTTGAAAATATTACGGAGGATATTGAACTGCACAGACCATATGTGGATGATGTTCATTTGAAGTGCCCGCATTGCGGTAAGCCTATGAGCAGAATTCCGGAAGTCATGGACTGCTGGTTCGACTCCGGTTCCATGCCATTTGCACAGCATCATTACCCGTTCGAAAATAAAGAAAAATTTGATGAAGAATTATTCCCGGCAGACTTTATTTGTGAGGGCATTGACCAGACCAGAGGATGGTTCTATTCCCTGATTGCTATTTCTACGTTTGTAAAAGGAAGGGCTCCGTACAAGAATGTTCTGGTAAATGATCTGATTCTGGACAAGGACGGCAAGAAGATGAGCAAATCCAAGGGCAATACCGTGGATCCGTTTGTTCTGTTTGATAAATACGGCGCAGATGCCACCAGATGGTATTTGCTGTATGTATCTCCGGCATGGTCCCCGACCAAGTTTGATGAAGACGGATTGATTGAAATTGTCAGCAAATTCTTTGGCACGCTGAAAAATGTATATAATTTCTTTGTGCTGTATTCCAATCAGGATGATATGAACCCTGCCGAGCTGAACGTGCCGTATGAGAAAAGACCGGAGCTGGACAGATGGGTTCTTTCAAAGTATAATCAACTGATTTCAGACGTTATGGAAGAAATGAACCGATACGATCACATGAAAACAGTCAGAAAGATTCAGGACTTTGTGACAGAAGATCTCTCCAACTGGTATATCAGACGCGCCAGAAGAAGATTCTGGGGAGAAGAGATGACAGAGGACAAAAAGAGCGTATATGCGACGACCTATGAGGTCCTTGTGGGAATTTCGCAGCTGATCGCTCCGTTTGCTCCATTTATAGCAGATGAGATCTATACCAAGCTGACCGGAAACGAGTCTGTTCATATTTCCTTCTTCCCTGAAGCAAAAACAGAGCTGATCGATAAGAATGTGGAAGAGAGAATGGATTTGATCCGAACCATGGTGGGTCTCGGAAGAGGAACGAGAGAAAAGGAAAGAATTAAGGTCAGACAACCGCTTTCTGAAATTCTGGTGGACGGAAAATATGAGGCACTTATCAGCGACCTTACTCCGCTGATTATGGAAGAATTGAACGTGAAAAAAGTAGTATTTGAGACAAAGCTGGATCAATTTTTGAATTACAGTCTGAAACCGAATTTCAAGGTGGCAGGTCCGGTTCTGGGAGCCAAGATCAAGGCCTTTGGCGGAGCACTTGCTCAGGCAGACCCGGCAGAACTTGTAGCAAAGCTGGAGTCGGACGGCGAAGCGGTCATTCCGGTTGGCGGCGAAGATTTTACGATCAATAAAGAACTGGTAGAAATAAAGATCAGTGCCAAGGAAGGCTTCTCTGTGGCGATGGAGGACAATATCTTCACGATTTTAGATACCACTTTAAATGAAGAGCTGATTGAAGAAGGCCTTGCCAGAGAACTTGTTTCAAAGGTCCAGCAGCTAAGAAAGCAAAATGATTTTGAAATGATGGATAACATCAAAATTTATGTGAATGCAGATGAAGCAGTTGCAAAAGCTTTGCAGACTTATAATGCATATATTATGAAAGAAACTCTTGCAATAGAGATTCTTGACAAATCCGGCATGGACGAGTATGACTTAAATGGCCATAAGACAGGCATAGAGGTTGAAAGAGTGTAA
- a CDS encoding pyridoxal phosphate-dependent aminotransferase: MYNMKELSNRTAEFTDSVIRRMTRISDQYGAVNLSQGMPDFEPPKEILSRLVEAAMEGPHQYATTWGAKNFREALAFKQNHFSGMKIDPNTEIVVTCGSTEAMMAAMLSVTNPGDKVIIFSPFYENYGADTILSGAEPIYVPLIPPEFKFDANVLEEAFKQNPKALILCNPSNPTGKVFTREELQLIADMAIKYDAYIITDEVYEHIIYAPYEHVYMAALPGMKERTITCSSLSKTYAITGWRLGYVIAPERIIDRIKKVHDFLTVGAAAPLMEAAVVGLRFGEEYYKEVQKHYAHMKNLFLKGLDDIGLKYIEPQGAYYVLVDIREFGYQNDLEFCEWLAKEVKVGAVPGSAFFKEEVNHLIRLHFAKKDETLQLALQNLSSIYVKAAKGN; the protein is encoded by the coding sequence ATGTACAATATGAAAGAATTGAGCAACAGAACAGCAGAATTTACAGATTCGGTCATTAGGAGAATGACAAGGATTTCAGATCAGTATGGTGCCGTAAATCTTTCCCAAGGAATGCCGGATTTTGAACCGCCCAAGGAAATATTGTCAAGATTAGTCGAAGCGGCCATGGAAGGCCCCCATCAGTATGCGACCACATGGGGGGCAAAAAATTTTAGGGAAGCATTAGCTTTCAAGCAGAATCATTTTTCCGGAATGAAAATAGATCCAAACACAGAGATCGTAGTTACCTGCGGGAGCACAGAAGCCATGATGGCTGCTATGTTGTCCGTTACAAACCCCGGAGATAAGGTGATTATTTTTTCACCATTTTATGAGAATTATGGAGCAGATACCATTTTAAGCGGAGCAGAGCCCATTTATGTACCCTTGATACCACCTGAATTTAAGTTCGATGCCAATGTACTAGAGGAGGCTTTCAAGCAGAATCCCAAAGCGTTGATCTTATGCAATCCGTCCAATCCTACCGGAAAAGTATTTACGCGGGAAGAATTGCAGCTGATTGCAGACATGGCAATCAAGTATGATGCTTATATTATTACAGATGAGGTGTATGAACACATTATATATGCTCCTTATGAACACGTTTATATGGCCGCACTGCCCGGTATGAAGGAACGCACCATAACGTGCAGTTCCTTGTCCAAAACTTATGCCATTACAGGATGGCGGCTGGGCTATGTGATCGCGCCGGAAAGAATCATAGACCGTATTAAAAAGGTACATGATTTCCTCACGGTAGGAGCGGCAGCCCCCTTGATGGAAGCCGCTGTTGTAGGGCTTCGCTTTGGGGAGGAATATTACAAGGAGGTGCAGAAGCACTATGCACATATGAAAAACCTGTTTTTAAAGGGCCTGGATGATATTGGGCTGAAATATATCGAACCCCAAGGGGCGTATTATGTCCTGGTGGATATCCGGGAATTTGGATACCAAAATGATCTGGAATTCTGTGAATGGCTTGCTAAGGAAGTAAAAGTCGGTGCCGTACCCGGCTCTGCCTTTTTCAAGGAAGAGGTGAATCATTTGATTCGATTGCATTTTGCCAAAAAAGACGAAACCTTGCAGCTTGCTCTTCAAAATCTATCCTCCATATATGTAAAGGCGGCTAAAGGGAATTAA
- a CDS encoding YerC/YecD family TrpR-related protein, giving the protein MAYESKFKREDIDELFKAILTLQDEEDCYRFFEDICTINEIHAIAQRLQVAKLLSEKKTYSEIEEATKASTATISRINKCLVYGSEGYQRVLDRLNNQK; this is encoded by the coding sequence ATGGCATATGAATCAAAATTTAAACGCGAGGATATTGATGAATTGTTCAAGGCGATCCTGACCTTGCAGGATGAAGAGGATTGCTACAGATTCTTTGAGGATATTTGTACCATCAATGAAATCCATGCGATTGCGCAAAGGTTGCAGGTGGCGAAGCTGCTGTCTGAAAAGAAAACCTATAGCGAGATTGAGGAAGCTACCAAGGCGAGTACTGCAACGATCAGCAGGATCAATAAATGTCTGGTTTACGGCTCGGAAGGGTACCAGCGTGTTCTGGACAGACTGAATAACCAGAAATAA
- a CDS encoding regulatory protein RecX → MEAALKHLAYRDRTCEEMLRYLEEKAYDQEDIQQAMIDLLERHYLDDEAYVERYVEYGISKGKGAARIRHELRQKGISKLLLEELGDRFEELDKPAERGRALEQGQKLLASLGWTEPDGEPADYEDKRQRYKELQKVKAKVARRLESQGYSMDEIFYVLGELFSGE, encoded by the coding sequence TTGGAAGCGGCCTTAAAGCATTTGGCCTATCGGGATCGGACTTGTGAGGAAATGCTCCGGTATCTGGAAGAAAAGGCGTACGATCAGGAGGACATTCAGCAAGCCATGATCGATCTGCTGGAGAGGCATTACCTGGACGATGAGGCTTATGTGGAGCGATATGTGGAATACGGCATCTCCAAAGGAAAAGGAGCGGCCAGGATCCGCCATGAGCTGCGGCAGAAGGGTATCTCCAAGCTGCTTTTGGAAGAGCTTGGAGATCGCTTTGAGGAATTGGACAAACCTGCAGAGAGGGGCAGGGCTTTAGAACAGGGGCAGAAGCTTCTGGCTAGTCTGGGCTGGACAGAACCGGATGGAGAACCAGCGGATTATGAAGACAAGAGGCAGCGGTATAAAGAACTGCAGAAGGTAAAGGCAAAGGTGGCCAGAAGGCTGGAAAGCCAGGGCTATTCCATGGATGAGATCTTCTACGTACTGGGAGAGCTTTTTTCTGGAGAGTAA
- a CDS encoding O-acetylhomoserine aminocarboxypropyltransferase/cysteine synthase family protein — protein MSKKTRENRNFKFETLQLHVGQENADPVTDARAVPIYQTSSYVFHNSEHAAARFGLQDAGNIYGRLTNPTEDIFEQRIAKLEGGVAALAVASGAAAITYAIENIAQNGDHVVAAKNIYGGTFNFLEHTIKQYGIETTFVDPFDYEEVDKAIQENTKLVLIETLGNPNSDVVDIEKIAYIAHAHQIPLLVDNTFATPYLVRPIEYGADIVVHSATKFIGGHGTTIGGVIVDSGKFDWEASGKFASLTEPNPSYHGISFTKAVGAAAYVTKIRAILLRDTGATLSPFHAFFFLQGLETLSLRVERHVENALKVVEYLNNHPQVEKVNHPAVSEDPEQKALYAKYFPNGGGSIFTFEIKGDDQKAKDFIDQLELFSLLANVADVKSLVIHPASTTHSQMTEEELLGSGIKRNTIRLSIGTENIDDILEDLEEAFKAVQ, from the coding sequence ATGAGCAAGAAAACAAGAGAAAATAGAAATTTTAAATTTGAAACATTACAGCTGCATGTCGGACAGGAAAATGCAGATCCGGTAACAGACGCAAGAGCCGTTCCGATCTATCAGACCTCTTCCTATGTTTTTCATAACAGTGAACACGCTGCCGCAAGATTTGGATTGCAGGATGCGGGAAACATTTATGGAAGATTGACCAATCCTACGGAGGACATCTTTGAACAGAGAATCGCCAAGCTGGAAGGGGGAGTTGCCGCGCTGGCAGTAGCCTCGGGAGCGGCAGCCATTACATATGCCATTGAAAATATCGCCCAGAACGGCGATCATGTGGTAGCTGCCAAGAATATATACGGCGGTACCTTTAATTTTCTGGAGCATACAATCAAACAGTATGGAATAGAAACAACTTTTGTCGATCCGTTTGATTATGAAGAAGTGGATAAAGCCATCCAAGAAAACACAAAATTAGTTCTTATTGAAACCCTTGGAAATCCCAATTCAGATGTAGTAGACATTGAGAAGATCGCCTATATCGCCCATGCCCATCAGATTCCGCTTCTTGTTGATAACACTTTTGCAACGCCGTATCTGGTCAGACCTATTGAATACGGTGCCGATATTGTGGTTCATTCTGCAACAAAATTCATCGGCGGACACGGTACGACAATTGGCGGCGTCATTGTGGACAGCGGTAAGTTCGATTGGGAAGCAAGCGGAAAGTTCGCCTCGCTGACAGAGCCGAATCCAAGCTATCACGGAATCAGCTTTACGAAAGCAGTAGGGGCTGCTGCCTATGTGACAAAGATTCGTGCCATTCTTTTAAGAGATACCGGTGCAACCCTTTCCCCATTTCATGCCTTTTTCTTCCTTCAAGGGCTTGAAACGCTGTCGTTAAGAGTGGAAAGGCACGTTGAAAATGCCTTGAAGGTGGTGGAATATCTGAACAACCATCCACAGGTGGAGAAGGTGAACCATCCGGCTGTATCAGAGGATCCGGAACAGAAAGCTTTATATGCAAAATATTTTCCAAACGGTGGGGGTTCTATTTTTACCTTTGAGATTAAAGGTGACGATCAGAAGGCAAAAGATTTTATCGACCAGCTTGAACTGTTCTCTCTGCTTGCCAATGTAGCAGATGTAAAATCTCTGGTGATTCATCCGGCTTCCACCACTCATTCTCAGATGACAGAGGAAGAGCTTCTTGGATCAGGAATTAAGCGTAATACTATTCGTCTTTCCATAGGAACAGAAAATATTGATGATATTCTTGAGGATTTGGAGGAAGCTTTTAAAGCCGTACAGTAA
- a CDS encoding DMT family transporter has translation MKENNKEILSVSGLVVCALLWGFGFPALKAVETLPTFYIISIRFAVAAVVLGILFYKQLKFISRELIKNAFILSLLNFSLYIFTTVGIKYTTSAKASFFSCLGFLIIPILNLILYKQKFTRTTAISVFICLAGIVLLSYSPGMGFGLALGDIICMGSSLTGSFSIIYLDRISQKGENTNPVLLSILMMCFTAVWGFCTALVLGDFTASPTKMDWGILLFIGLFCTCAAFLLQTVCQKYVPSNRVGVIFAIEPTSGAFLSVLLLHERMGLVAILGGILVICSLLYQEILSSKAAASD, from the coding sequence ATGAAAGAAAATAACAAAGAAATACTTTCCGTATCCGGTCTTGTGGTTTGCGCTTTACTGTGGGGTTTTGGTTTCCCTGCCTTGAAAGCGGTAGAAACCTTACCGACCTTCTACATCATATCCATACGGTTTGCCGTAGCAGCAGTAGTATTAGGCATTCTGTTCTATAAACAGCTGAAATTTATTAGCAGAGAACTGATAAAAAATGCTTTCATCCTCTCTCTGCTAAATTTTTCCCTATACATCTTTACCACAGTGGGCATAAAATATACCACCTCTGCCAAGGCCTCCTTTTTCAGCTGCTTAGGTTTTCTTATCATTCCGATTCTCAATTTAATCCTATATAAGCAAAAATTCACCAGGACTACCGCAATCAGTGTTTTTATCTGCCTTGCTGGCATCGTTCTGCTATCCTATTCTCCCGGCATGGGCTTTGGTCTGGCACTGGGCGATATCATTTGCATGGGCAGTTCCTTAACAGGTTCTTTTTCTATCATTTACCTTGACCGAATCAGCCAAAAAGGAGAAAATACCAATCCCGTACTCCTTTCCATACTGATGATGTGCTTTACCGCTGTATGGGGCTTCTGTACGGCATTGGTACTTGGTGATTTTACGGCGTCTCCTACTAAAATGGATTGGGGTATTCTGTTGTTCATCGGCTTATTTTGCACCTGCGCCGCATTTCTTCTGCAAACTGTCTGTCAGAAATATGTGCCTTCTAACCGGGTCGGTGTTATATTTGCCATAGAACCGACTTCGGGTGCCTTTTTATCGGTGCTCCTTCTCCACGAGAGAATGGGGCTCGTCGCCATACTCGGCGGAATACTCGTTATTTGTAGCTTACTGTATCAGGAAATCCTCAGCAGCAAAGCTGCTGCTTCCGATTAA
- a CDS encoding 4'-phosphopantetheinyl transferase family protein, translating into MILYVYNGKEHKGKNGEELIKRALKDYSGDVYKDAVIRRGKQGKPYFENVPVNFSVSHSGSLWVCLVAVFPVGVDIQLCKELPYEKLAKRFFTEEEAAYVQQKGAEAFFQVWTRKEAYVKYTGLGFSGQGFSTFSVVERRKDGSGEWRLASRIGNDFVKAIEVEQVQSTEGFSLLPGEKILGAVCGQQLEGVQIKKW; encoded by the coding sequence ATGATATTGTATGTGTATAACGGAAAAGAGCATAAGGGGAAAAACGGGGAAGAGCTGATAAAAAGAGCGTTGAAGGATTATTCCGGAGACGTATATAAGGACGCTGTAATACGGCGGGGGAAACAGGGAAAGCCCTATTTTGAAAATGTACCCGTCAACTTTTCGGTCAGCCATTCGGGAAGCCTTTGGGTCTGTCTGGTAGCGGTATTTCCTGTGGGGGTGGATATTCAGCTATGTAAGGAGCTTCCCTATGAGAAGCTGGCAAAGCGCTTTTTTACGGAAGAAGAGGCGGCTTATGTTCAGCAGAAAGGGGCGGAGGCCTTTTTTCAGGTATGGACCAGGAAAGAAGCTTACGTGAAGTACACCGGGCTTGGATTTTCCGGACAGGGATTTTCCACCTTTTCGGTGGTGGAAAGGAGAAAGGACGGTTCCGGAGAATGGCGGCTGGCTTCCCGCATAGGGAATGATTTTGTGAAAGCCATAGAGGTGGAACAAGTCCAGAGCACAGAAGGCTTTTCCCTCCTTCCGGGAGAGAAAATCTTGGGAGCGGTGTGCGGACAGCAGCTCGAAGGCGTGCAGATAAAGAAATGGTAG